One window of the Candidatus Poribacteria bacterium genome contains the following:
- the def gene encoding peptide deformylase has product MPKRKRKPKDTPASDVSGEDIVVLRETAPLQLRYYGDPVLRKRAEPVAEITEAERQLAEQMLETLYATGNGIGLAATQVGVLKRVIIVDIGEEDDEEYEPLVLFNPELLSSDGEIVAEEGCLSIPDVTADVKRPESIVVEGVNLQREAIRVEADGLLARVLQHEIDHLNGVLFIDRISGLKRRLLSEELTRVQQAEKPY; this is encoded by the coding sequence ATGCCAAAACGGAAAAGAAAGCCCAAGGACACACCCGCTTCAGATGTAAGCGGAGAAGATATTGTCGTATTGCGTGAGACCGCACCTTTGCAACTCCGCTATTACGGCGACCCGGTCCTTCGTAAAAGAGCCGAACCTGTTGCAGAGATCACGGAGGCAGAACGTCAACTTGCTGAACAGATGTTGGAGACGCTGTATGCTACAGGCAATGGCATTGGACTCGCTGCAACACAGGTCGGTGTTTTGAAGCGGGTCATCATTGTTGATATCGGCGAAGAGGACGATGAAGAATATGAACCCTTAGTGTTATTTAACCCTGAACTTCTGAGTTCTGATGGAGAAATCGTCGCCGAAGAGGGCTGCCTGAGTATTCCTGATGTTACGGCTGATGTAAAACGTCCGGAGAGCATTGTTGTTGAAGGCGTTAACCTCCAGCGTGAAGCCATCCGCGTTGAAGCCGATGGCTTATTGGCGCGTGTGCTGCAACATGAAATAGATCATCTTAACGGTGTGCTCTTTATTGACCGGATTAGCGGATTGAAACGTCGGTTGCTAAGCGAGGAATTGACGAGAGTCCAACAAGCTGAAAAACCTTATTAA